CAAGGACTACAAAGTTGAAGGGGACGCCATTCTCTTCAAAGGCAAGGAAATAGCCCGCCTTTACAAGAAGAACAAGCTTTACACCGGGCTTCTTGCACCTATGGGTGTTAATTACGAAAGGCTGATTTCCAAGAGGCTTCTTCCGGATGACGCGGTCCTAGTGTTGGTGAATAAGACACTTTACATTGTCGAAATCAAGTTCCAGACCGTTGCAGGTTCAGTTGACGAGAAGCTCCAGACCTGCGACTTCAAGCTCAAGCAGTATAAAAAGTTAGTCGAGCCAATAGGTTTGAAAGTAAAATATGTTTATGTGCTGAATGACTGGTTCAAGAAGCCAGAATACACGGACGTGCTTTCTTACATCAAGTCAGTTGGTTGCGACTATTTCTTCAACGAGCTTTCTTTGGACTACCTTGGGCTCCCAATTCCTGACGATTAGCTCATTTATCTTGCCGCGCCTGTCTCCTTTGCAATTAATCATCCTATTTGCATGAACTATCTCTGGCTCAAATTCAGCATAAAGATCAGCTGTAAAGTCGTTGTACGAATTGCTCAGCATCACATAGCAGCCTTTTGAATCAAGTTTCTTGAATATCTGCAAAAGTCTTTCCTGATCTTTAATCGTGAAACTGTCTTTGGTATAGCCTGTGAAATTTGAGGTTTCGGAAATAGGGAAATACGGAGGATCAAGGTAGACAAGATCGCCTCTTTTGGAGTTCTTCAGGACAACTGAAAAGTCACCACAATGGAGGTTGTCTTTTTGTAATGCTCTATGGACAAGGAGAAGGTTCTCGCTGTCAAGAATCTTTGGGCTTTCATATTTGCCAAAAGGCACATTAAAACCACCCTTCAAATTTACTCGATAAAGCCCATTAAAAGCAGTTTTGTTCAAGTAAATAAATCTCGCAGCTCTTTCTAACTTTGAATTCGGGTTTGTTGACCTGATATTGTAATAAGCTGTCACATCATTTGTATAATGAGATTTCGAAAGCTCAGCCATAAGGTCAAAGACTTTATTCTTTATAGCCCAGTATGCGTTGACTAGTTCATTGTTGGAATCGCTTAAGAAGGCTAGTTTTATCTTGTTCATAGCCTCTAGCCTAAAGAACATAGCTCCGCCGCCCAAAAACGGCTCGTGGTAATCTTCAAAATTAGGCAGGTCACGTGTTAGTTCATCTAACAGCTGCCGTTTGCCCCCAGCCCACTTTATAAACGGTTTTGCTTCTTCTAACATGTTCTCCCCGTCATAACTTGTTCTTCCGAATATTAAAATCTTCCTAGGCTAGCTTTCCAGTGGCTGTTAAAATTTGCCCTCGTGTATACTTGTTGGCCGTAAATTCTTCTACTTTATCATTCACACATACTTCTTTAGCACAATCTTCACCCATACTCTTTGAGCACAACAAGTGTCGTCGTCTTGTCGATTCCTGGTATCTTTCGCAGCTGGTGGGTAAGAAAGCTGTTGAGGCCGTCAGTATCACGCGCCGTGACTTTTGCAATCAAGTCCGTTGTCCCAGTCACTATTGCGACAAATTCCACTCCGTCAAGCTGCATGATTTTGCTTGCAGTCTGCTCCTGCGAATAATCCTTAGTGATATAATTCACAGTAATGCTGACAATTGCCCCGACACCAAACCCAAGCTTCCTTTTGTCAATCCTTGCCTTGTAGCCTGCTATTACCCCGCTATTCTCAAGTTTTGCAATCCTGTTGTGCACTGTCGTTAGGGGCACGGCAAGTTTCTTTGCAATCTGCTTTTTTGTCCTGGAGCAGTCTGCCTCAAGCAAGGCAAGTATCTCCAAGTCCTTCCCATCAATTTT
The nucleotide sequence above comes from Candidatus Parvarchaeota archaeon. Encoded proteins:
- a CDS encoding DNA adenine methylase; this encodes MLEEAKPFIKWAGGKRQLLDELTRDLPNFEDYHEPFLGGGAMFFRLEAMNKIKLAFLSDSNNELVNAYWAIKNKVFDLMAELSKSHYTNDVTAYYNIRSTNPNSKLERAARFIYLNKTAFNGLYRVNLKGGFNVPFGKYESPKILDSENLLLVHRALQKDNLHCGDFSVVLKNSKRGDLVYLDPPYFPISETSNFTGYTKDSFTIKDQERLLQIFKKLDSKGCYVMLSNSYNDFTADLYAEFEPEIVHANRMINCKGDRRGKINELIVRNWEPKVVQRKLVEEIVATN
- a CDS encoding Lrp/AsnC family transcriptional regulator, whose protein sequence is MGMETGEKLKIDGKDLEILALLEADCSRTKKQIAKKLAVPLTTVHNRIAKLENSGVIAGYKARIDKRKLGFGVGAIVSITVNYITKDYSQEQTASKIMQLDGVEFVAIVTGTTDLIAKVTARDTDGLNSFLTHQLRKIPGIDKTTTLVVLKEYG